The following proteins come from a genomic window of Synechococcus sp. NB0720_010:
- a CDS encoding histidine phosphatase family protein: protein MSLRILLVRHGLSSFNLEHRIQGRDDLSSLTDVGAKQALATGEALRALTIDAAYSSPLRRAHDTAKALLAAQGSSVDLQLSDDLLEVDLAPWSGLLSSEVQTQFPQDYATWKRSPEQLQLRRADGSEYAPIPELMAQAQRFLDGLLAAHEPGGSPKTVLVVGHNAILRCLVLALLGLEASGFRRLRLENASLSVFNVSPAPAGSASKPVAVQIESLNGTTHLQPEVCGSSLPSKGPGPRMLLVRHGETDWNRQGRFQGQIDIPLNENGRAQAAAAGEFLRKVSFDRAYSSSMSRPRQTAEGILKHHAGVPLTSVSDLVEIGHGEWEGRLEEEISAGWAELLADWKRAPETVQMPGGETIHDVWDRSLRGWNTIAASLAAEETALVVAHDAVNKTILCALLGLTPADIWAVKQGNGGVTVIDYPNGADQAPVVVCLNQTAHLGGVIDRTAAGAL from the coding sequence GTGTCCCTCCGGATCCTGCTGGTTCGCCACGGCCTGAGCAGCTTCAACCTCGAGCACCGGATCCAGGGCCGAGATGACCTCTCGAGCTTGACCGATGTGGGCGCTAAGCAGGCGCTGGCCACCGGTGAAGCCCTGCGGGCTCTGACGATTGATGCGGCTTACAGCTCTCCGCTGCGGCGCGCCCACGACACGGCCAAGGCCCTGCTGGCGGCGCAGGGATCCAGCGTGGATCTGCAGTTGAGCGATGACCTGCTCGAGGTGGACCTGGCCCCTTGGAGTGGCCTGCTGAGCAGTGAGGTCCAGACGCAGTTTCCCCAGGACTACGCCACATGGAAACGGAGCCCTGAGCAGCTCCAGCTGCGGCGCGCCGATGGATCCGAGTACGCCCCGATCCCAGAGTTGATGGCGCAGGCCCAGCGCTTTCTCGATGGTCTGCTGGCGGCCCATGAGCCAGGGGGAAGCCCCAAGACCGTTCTGGTGGTCGGTCACAACGCGATCCTGCGTTGCCTCGTGCTGGCCCTCCTTGGCTTGGAGGCTTCCGGCTTCCGTCGCCTTCGCTTAGAGAACGCCTCCTTGTCGGTGTTCAACGTCAGTCCTGCGCCAGCCGGTTCGGCCTCCAAGCCCGTCGCGGTTCAAATCGAATCGCTGAACGGCACGACCCACCTGCAGCCCGAGGTCTGCGGAAGCAGCCTGCCCAGCAAAGGTCCAGGCCCCCGGATGCTGCTGGTGCGCCATGGCGAAACCGACTGGAACCGCCAAGGGCGCTTCCAGGGGCAAATCGATATCCCCTTGAACGAGAACGGCCGAGCCCAAGCCGCCGCCGCCGGCGAGTTCCTGCGCAAGGTGAGCTTTGATCGGGCCTATTCCAGTTCCATGTCTCGCCCCCGTCAGACGGCGGAGGGGATCTTGAAGCACCACGCGGGGGTGCCCCTCACCAGCGTCTCTGATCTGGTGGAAATCGGCCACGGTGAATGGGAGGGCCGCCTGGAGGAGGAGATCTCTGCGGGCTGGGCGGAGCTCCTGGCCGACTGGAAACGTGCCCCCGAAACCGTGCAGATGCCTGGTGGGGAGACCATTCACGACGTCTGGGATCGCTCCTTGCGGGGCTGGAACACCATTGCTGCGAGCTTGGCCGCAGAAGAGACCGCCCTGGTGGTGGCCCACGATGCCGTGAATAAGACGATCCTCTGCGCGTTGCTGGGCCTGACTCCGGCAGATATCTGGGCCGTCAAGCAGGGCAACGGCGGCGTCACCGTGATCGACTACCCCAACGGAGCCGATCAAGCCCCAGTGGTGGTGTGTTTGAACCAAACGGCGCATCTTGGGGGGGTGATCGATCGAACCGCTGCCGGTGCGCTCTGA
- a CDS encoding dihydroorotase, which produces MSMSLPQALVLRQVQLLEGPGQALRRTDVRLEQGRIVSWGEGCLDQGTPEIEASGLLLAPALVDPHSCLDDPQNGVAETRASLERSAIAAGYGTVAVLPDSCQWRDSPERLQALAPVSSGSFELLRWGSFSLAGDGQELAPHGDQLASGALGLADGAQLPSLPLLERGLSLAEMDNAPVLLSPRDRRLAQEGFVREGVAALRAGWPMDPSTSESLPLRSLLALAERYPSRRLQLMNLSTAEAVNLLEAVAPDQRPPATVCWWHLLVDSASLDPIAEGWRVEPPLGSALDRQRLKHGLRQGLISAVAVNHQALDPEEQLLPVDQRRPGVAGHRFVLPALWQELVQVDGWSAEELWQVLCFGPASLLGLAPPQLSLGTDRWLLFDPQQVWSAQQDSYAPLAANQPLAKATLKGQVLATGLNPQLWRRSP; this is translated from the coding sequence ATGTCCATGTCTCTCCCCCAAGCCCTGGTGCTGCGCCAGGTTCAGCTGTTGGAGGGACCAGGCCAGGCGCTTCGCCGCACTGACGTGCGTCTGGAGCAGGGCCGGATCGTCTCCTGGGGTGAGGGTTGCCTGGATCAAGGCACCCCAGAGATCGAGGCCTCGGGGCTCCTGTTGGCCCCTGCCCTGGTCGATCCCCATTCCTGCCTGGACGATCCCCAGAACGGGGTGGCTGAAACCAGGGCCTCCCTCGAGCGTTCCGCGATTGCCGCGGGGTACGGCACCGTCGCTGTTCTGCCGGACTCCTGCCAGTGGCGCGACTCCCCTGAACGACTACAGGCTTTGGCTCCGGTGTCCTCAGGGAGCTTCGAGCTTCTGCGCTGGGGCAGCTTCAGCCTGGCGGGGGATGGCCAGGAGCTGGCCCCCCACGGCGATCAATTGGCCAGTGGAGCCCTGGGGCTGGCGGATGGCGCCCAACTCCCCTCTCTGCCGCTGCTTGAGCGTGGCCTCAGCCTGGCGGAAATGGACAACGCTCCCGTCCTCCTCTCTCCCCGTGATCGCCGCCTGGCCCAAGAGGGGTTTGTCCGAGAGGGTGTCGCGGCCCTGCGGGCGGGATGGCCCATGGATCCCTCCACCAGTGAAAGCCTGCCCCTGCGCAGCCTGTTGGCGCTGGCCGAGCGCTATCCCTCGCGACGCCTGCAGCTGATGAATCTCTCCACCGCCGAGGCGGTGAACCTGCTCGAGGCCGTGGCCCCAGACCAGCGCCCGCCCGCCACGGTCTGTTGGTGGCATCTGCTGGTGGACTCCGCCAGCTTGGATCCAATCGCGGAGGGGTGGCGTGTGGAGCCGCCCCTGGGATCCGCCCTGGATCGCCAGCGGCTGAAGCATGGGCTGCGCCAGGGGCTGATCAGCGCCGTGGCGGTTAACCATCAAGCGCTGGATCCTGAAGAGCAGCTGCTTCCGGTGGATCAGCGCCGCCCTGGTGTCGCCGGCCATCGCTTCGTTCTGCCGGCCCTCTGGCAGGAGCTGGTGCAGGTGGATGGCTGGAGTGCCGAGGAGCTCTGGCAGGTGCTCTGTTTTGGCCCCGCCTCACTGCTGGGTCTCGCTCCTCCCCAGCTGTCTCTCGGCACGGATCGCTGGTTGCTCTTTGATCCCCAGCAGGTCTGGTCGGCCCAGCAGGATTCCTACGCTCCGCTGGCTGCCAACCAGCCCCTGGCGAAGGCAACCCTCAAGGGGCAGGTGCTGGCGACGGGGCTCAACCCCCAGCTTTGGCGCCGGAGTCCTTAA
- the lepB gene encoding signal peptidase I, with amino-acid sequence MSSHDPTQAASSNSGGSDPERTPQQPPQESPWVFWRGVLITLGVALGVRHYVLEARYIPSGSMLPGLQLQDRLLVEKLSLRSRSPKRGEIVVFHAPHHFDPVLSADRKVGPFSCVLAQLPILNSIPGVADPACDAYIKRVVAVSGDRVVVNPRGQVNINGSWLKEPYVQNYCPVDALGMGQCRTLNAVVPPGHVLVLGDNRANSWDGRFWPGGAFLPEQEIIGRAFWRFWPLPTSGALASSDPLKDSGAKAGG; translated from the coding sequence TTGTCCTCGCACGATCCAACACAAGCCGCCAGCAGCAACAGCGGAGGTTCAGACCCCGAACGCACCCCTCAACAGCCCCCCCAGGAGAGTCCCTGGGTGTTCTGGAGGGGGGTGCTGATCACCCTCGGAGTGGCCCTGGGCGTGCGCCATTACGTCCTGGAGGCCCGCTACATCCCCTCGGGTTCGATGCTGCCTGGACTACAGCTGCAGGACCGGCTGCTGGTGGAGAAACTCTCCCTGCGCAGCCGCTCACCCAAACGAGGGGAGATCGTGGTCTTCCATGCACCCCACCACTTCGATCCCGTTCTGAGCGCTGATCGCAAGGTCGGACCCTTCAGTTGCGTCCTGGCCCAGCTGCCCATTCTGAACAGCATTCCAGGGGTCGCCGATCCTGCCTGTGATGCCTACATCAAACGCGTCGTCGCCGTCTCCGGTGATCGGGTCGTCGTCAACCCGCGAGGGCAGGTCAACATCAACGGCAGCTGGCTCAAGGAGCCCTACGTGCAGAACTACTGCCCCGTCGATGCCCTGGGCATGGGGCAATGCCGGACCCTGAATGCCGTTGTCCCTCCGGGCCATGTCCTGGTGCTGGGGGACAACCGGGCGAATAGCTGGGATGGTCGTTTCTGGCCCGGTGGCGCCTTCCTTCCTGAGCAGGAAATCATTGGACGGGCCTTCTGGCGCTTCTGGCCCCTCCCCACATCCGGTGCGTTAGCGAGCAGCGATCCGCTTAAGGACTCCGGCGCCAAAGCTGGGGGTTGA
- a CDS encoding Spx/MgsR family RNA polymerase-binding regulatory protein → MSSSRLRLFSYPKCGTCRKALQWLDQQGFSVGNGNLELIDITLNPPGPDDLRLAFNSLGRKRLFNTSGQSYRALGAAAVAALSDDEALAALAADGKLIKRPFAITEAGTALVGFKPEEWQAALG, encoded by the coding sequence GTGAGCAGCAGCCGTCTTCGGCTCTTCAGTTATCCCAAGTGCGGCACCTGCCGCAAAGCCCTGCAATGGCTTGACCAGCAGGGCTTTTCTGTTGGGAATGGGAATCTCGAGCTGATCGATATCACCCTCAATCCCCCGGGCCCGGACGACCTGCGCCTGGCCTTCAACAGCCTGGGGCGAAAGCGGCTGTTCAACACCAGTGGCCAGAGCTATCGAGCCCTTGGTGCCGCAGCCGTGGCTGCACTCAGCGATGACGAGGCCCTTGCTGCCTTGGCTGCTGACGGGAAGCTGATCAAACGTCCCTTCGCGATCACCGAAGCCGGCACGGCCCTGGTGGGATTCAAGCCTGAGGAGTGGCAGGCGGCTCTGGGCTAA
- a CDS encoding 2Fe-2S iron-sulfur cluster-binding protein yields the protein MPTIRFEQEGQQVGCIEGANLRKAAVDAGVNPYGGLNNLNNCGGVGQCGTCVVEVVEGMQNLSPRSDVEQVYLADRPANYRLSCRTSVNGDVTVRTRPQGGTGSGSNSLVGAIKSLLGK from the coding sequence GTGCCCACCATCCGTTTTGAACAGGAAGGCCAGCAGGTCGGATGCATTGAAGGGGCCAACCTTCGCAAGGCTGCCGTGGATGCAGGCGTCAATCCCTACGGCGGTCTGAACAACCTCAATAACTGTGGTGGCGTCGGCCAGTGCGGCACCTGCGTCGTCGAGGTGGTTGAGGGCATGCAGAACCTCTCCCCCCGTAGTGACGTCGAGCAGGTCTACCTGGCTGACCGTCCCGCTAACTACCGCCTGAGCTGCCGCACCAGCGTCAACGGTGATGTGACCGTTCGCACCCGGCCCCAAGGCGGCACCGGAAGCGGCTCCAACAGCCTCGTGGGCGCCATCAAGAGCCTGCTGGGCAAGTGA
- a CDS encoding class I SAM-dependent methyltransferase gives MHPAGYDRLQSQVIPGYGSLARLAVALLSSSPQAQIEGSSVLVAGCGTGAELLEAVAQRPDWRLTALDPSDEMLQASRDRLGEGVPIRWHQDTVEGFVAADAEAGGYAGALSVLVLQSLPDDGSKLAYLSALAQCLQLGAQLVLVDLMRSSLTSLEPQLDAAWDRFQRASGLDLTRDQLASEGLHPIGLARLTSLVNAAGFGDPARVFQALGFEGFLLQKRG, from the coding sequence GTGCATCCAGCGGGTTACGACCGTCTCCAGAGCCAAGTCATTCCCGGCTACGGAAGTCTGGCTCGCCTGGCCGTGGCCCTGCTCAGCAGCTCACCTCAGGCTCAGATCGAGGGATCATCCGTCCTGGTGGCGGGCTGCGGCACCGGTGCGGAGCTTCTGGAAGCGGTTGCGCAGCGTCCGGATTGGCGGCTGACGGCCTTGGATCCCAGCGACGAGATGCTCCAGGCCTCGCGCGATCGCCTGGGTGAAGGGGTTCCCATTCGTTGGCATCAAGACACGGTCGAGGGGTTTGTCGCCGCTGACGCCGAAGCCGGTGGCTACGCCGGCGCCCTCTCGGTGCTGGTGCTTCAGTCCCTTCCTGATGACGGCAGCAAACTGGCCTATCTGAGCGCCCTAGCCCAGTGCCTTCAGCTCGGGGCTCAGCTGGTCTTAGTTGACTTGATGCGCAGCTCCCTGACGTCGTTGGAGCCCCAGCTCGATGCGGCCTGGGATCGCTTCCAGCGCGCAAGTGGCCTCGATCTCACCCGCGATCAGTTGGCCTCGGAGGGTTTGCATCCCATCGGTCTGGCCCGTCTCACCAGCCTGGTCAACGCCGCTGGTTTTGGTGATCCGGCCCGGGTGTTTCAGGCCCTGGGTTTTGAAGGCTTTTTGCTCCAGAAGCGGGGTTAA
- a CDS encoding inorganic diphosphatase, producing MDLRSLQASPRPGLVNLVVEIPAGSRNKYEFNQEAGVMALDRVLHSSVRYPFDYGFIPNTLAEDGAPLDAMVIMHEPTFAGCLIQARPIGILDMLDEGAHDGKLLCVPAADPNQRGINSIRQIAPVQLEEVAEFFRTYKSMEGRVVDILGWLDADAVPALIEACSAAAQQP from the coding sequence ATGGATTTGCGCAGTCTGCAGGCCTCCCCGCGGCCAGGGCTAGTGAACCTCGTGGTGGAGATTCCAGCTGGAAGCCGCAATAAATACGAGTTCAACCAAGAGGCTGGAGTGATGGCCCTCGATCGGGTGCTGCACTCCTCCGTGCGCTACCCCTTCGACTACGGCTTTATCCCCAACACCCTCGCAGAGGACGGCGCTCCTCTGGACGCGATGGTGATCATGCACGAACCCACCTTTGCCGGATGCCTGATCCAGGCCCGTCCCATCGGCATCCTCGACATGCTCGACGAGGGGGCCCATGACGGCAAGCTCCTCTGCGTTCCTGCGGCCGATCCCAACCAACGGGGCATCAACAGCATTCGACAGATCGCTCCGGTGCAGCTCGAAGAGGTGGCCGAATTCTTCCGGACCTACAAGAGCATGGAGGGCCGGGTCGTCGACATCCTGGGGTGGCTCGATGCGGACGCCGTCCCTGCGCTGATCGAAGCCTGCAGCGCCGCAGCGCAACAGCCTTAA
- a CDS encoding proline--tRNA ligase, translated as MRVSRLMLVTLRDDPAEAEIASHKLLLRAGYIRRIGSGIYAYLPLLWRVLQKVSAVVREELNAAGALETLLPQLQPSELWQRSGRWAGYTDGEGIMFHLEDRQGRELGLGPTHEEVITALAADLLRSYRQLPVNLYQVQTKFRDEIRPRFGLMRGREFIMKDAYSFHANEDCLKQTYGLMDQAYRRIFQRCGLRAVAVEADSGAIGGSASQEFMVTAESGEDLILAAGDGRYAANQERAVSLPPEPQPLPPGSAVERIETPGQSTIEALSQAQGWHPTQVVKVLLLLARFEDGLQQPLLVSLRGDQQLNEVKLSNAVSHRLSAKHGTLLDLQALQPDEAAKQGLTGIPFGYIGPDLSDSMLSGAKSWAPRFERFADGTATALEVFICGANERDDHRLGVSWAALGGAPDSGDLRSAQPGDRCVHDPSQTLEASRGIEVGHIFQLGRKYSTALDATFTNESGQEEPLWMGCYGIGVSRLAQAAVEQHHDANGICWPTAIAPYEVIVVIANVKETEQVDLAERLYDQLQAAGVDVLLDDRSERAGVKFKDSELLGIPWRVVVGRGAAEGQVELVQRSTGAKQDLAADQLEATLLPQLLLERQGLLAAEAP; from the coding sequence ATGCGCGTCTCCCGCCTGATGCTGGTGACGCTGCGGGATGACCCCGCCGAGGCTGAGATTGCCTCCCACAAGCTGTTGCTGCGAGCCGGCTATATCCGCAGGATTGGCAGCGGCATCTACGCCTATCTCCCCCTCCTCTGGCGCGTCCTTCAGAAGGTCTCAGCCGTTGTCCGCGAGGAACTCAACGCGGCGGGTGCCCTGGAGACGCTCCTGCCCCAGCTCCAGCCGTCTGAGCTCTGGCAGCGCAGCGGGCGCTGGGCCGGGTACACCGACGGCGAGGGGATCATGTTTCACCTTGAGGACCGTCAAGGTCGCGAGCTCGGTCTCGGCCCGACCCACGAGGAGGTCATCACGGCACTCGCCGCTGATCTGCTTCGTTCCTACCGGCAACTCCCGGTCAACCTGTATCAGGTGCAGACCAAGTTTCGCGATGAGATTCGTCCCCGCTTCGGTCTGATGCGTGGGCGCGAATTCATCATGAAGGACGCCTATTCGTTCCACGCCAATGAGGACTGCCTGAAGCAGACCTACGGCCTGATGGACCAGGCTTACCGCAGGATCTTTCAGCGTTGTGGCCTGCGGGCCGTCGCCGTCGAGGCCGACAGTGGTGCCATCGGCGGTTCGGCCAGCCAGGAATTCATGGTCACGGCTGAATCCGGTGAGGATTTGATCTTGGCCGCCGGCGATGGCCGCTACGCGGCGAACCAAGAGCGGGCGGTTTCCCTACCACCCGAGCCCCAGCCGCTTCCGCCCGGCTCGGCTGTGGAGCGGATCGAGACCCCTGGTCAAAGCACCATTGAGGCCCTGAGCCAGGCCCAGGGTTGGCACCCCACGCAGGTGGTCAAGGTGCTCCTATTGCTGGCTCGCTTTGAAGACGGCCTGCAGCAGCCGTTGCTCGTCTCCCTGCGGGGCGACCAGCAGCTCAATGAGGTCAAGTTGAGCAATGCCGTCAGTCACCGGCTCTCGGCTAAGCACGGCACCCTTTTGGACCTGCAAGCACTGCAGCCCGATGAGGCGGCCAAGCAAGGCCTGACGGGGATTCCCTTTGGTTACATCGGGCCGGATTTGAGCGATTCGATGCTCTCCGGTGCCAAGTCTTGGGCCCCCCGCTTTGAGCGCTTTGCCGATGGCACCGCCACGGCCTTGGAGGTCTTCATTTGCGGCGCGAATGAGCGTGATGACCATCGGCTGGGCGTGAGCTGGGCTGCGCTCGGGGGTGCTCCTGATTCAGGCGATCTGCGCTCCGCGCAGCCCGGGGATCGCTGCGTCCATGACCCCAGTCAAACCCTCGAAGCCAGCCGTGGAATCGAGGTTGGGCACATCTTCCAGCTCGGCAGGAAGTACTCCACGGCCCTGGACGCCACCTTTACCAATGAGTCCGGCCAGGAGGAGCCCCTGTGGATGGGCTGCTACGGCATCGGTGTATCGAGGCTGGCCCAGGCCGCCGTCGAGCAACACCACGACGCCAACGGAATCTGTTGGCCCACCGCAATCGCTCCCTATGAGGTGATTGTCGTGATCGCCAACGTCAAAGAAACGGAGCAGGTGGACTTGGCGGAACGTCTCTACGACCAGTTGCAGGCGGCCGGCGTTGATGTGTTGCTCGACGACCGCTCTGAACGGGCTGGCGTCAAGTTCAAGGACTCAGAGCTGCTCGGAATTCCCTGGCGGGTCGTGGTCGGTCGCGGCGCGGCTGAGGGGCAGGTGGAGTTGGTTCAGCGCTCCACTGGTGCCAAACAGGACCTCGCGGCCGACCAGCTGGAAGCCACCTTGCTGCCCCAGCTCCTGCTGGAGCGTCAAGGACTTCTGGCCGCCGAGGCCCCCTAG
- the psb27 gene encoding photosystem II protein Psb27 produces the protein MAAGWRRIKAALLAVCLGLTLLVTACSGSSGPLTGNYAEDTVVVADQLMATIAIAADDPGRSEAETSARALINDYMARYRPQAKFNGLASFTTMQTALNSLAGHYANYPNRPVPDALKERLNKELKKAETGVVRGA, from the coding sequence ATGGCAGCTGGTTGGCGTCGAATCAAAGCAGCCCTGCTGGCTGTCTGCCTGGGCCTGACCCTGCTGGTGACGGCTTGCTCTGGCAGCTCGGGTCCCCTGACCGGTAACTACGCGGAGGACACGGTTGTCGTCGCGGATCAGCTGATGGCCACCATTGCCATTGCGGCTGATGATCCTGGCCGCAGTGAGGCGGAGACCTCGGCACGGGCCCTGATCAATGACTACATGGCCCGCTACCGCCCCCAGGCCAAATTCAACGGCTTGGCCTCCTTCACCACCATGCAGACGGCCCTGAACTCCCTGGCGGGCCACTACGCGAACTACCCAAATCGCCCCGTCCCCGATGCCCTGAAGGAGCGCCTGAATAAGGAGCTCAAAAAAGCTGAGACCGGTGTCGTGCGCGGCGCCTGA
- a CDS encoding adenylosuccinate synthase produces MANVVVIGAQWGDEGKGKITDLLSRSADVVVRYQGGVNAGHTIVVDDKVLKLHLIPSGILYPGTVCLIGSGTVVDPKVMIGELDMLAENGIPVDDLRLAATAHVTMPYHRLLDQAMEQRRGDQRIGTTGRGIGPTYADKSQRNGIRVIDILDESRLRERLAGPLAEKNEILQKIYGIEPLDFDAVVAEYVAYGQRLAPHVVDCTRTIHQAAKAKKNILFEGAQGTLLDLDHGTYPYVTSSNPVSGGACIGAGVGPTLIDRVIGVAKAYTTRVGEGPFPTELEGSLNDHLCDRGGEFGTTTGRRRRCGWFDGVIGRYAVEVNGLDCLAITKLDVLDELDEIQVCVAYELDGQRIEHFPGSAEDFARCQPIFETLPGWQTSTADCRRLEDLPPTAMSYLRFLAELMEVPIAIVSLGADRDQTIVVEDPIHGPKRALLSR; encoded by the coding sequence TTGGCCAACGTTGTCGTCATCGGTGCTCAATGGGGTGACGAGGGGAAGGGCAAGATCACCGATCTCCTGAGTCGTTCGGCCGATGTGGTCGTCCGTTATCAGGGCGGTGTGAATGCCGGCCACACGATTGTTGTGGATGACAAGGTGCTGAAGCTGCACCTGATTCCCTCCGGCATTCTTTACCCAGGAACCGTCTGCCTGATTGGCTCCGGCACCGTTGTGGACCCCAAGGTCATGATCGGTGAGCTGGACATGCTCGCTGAGAACGGCATCCCGGTCGACGACCTGCGTTTGGCCGCGACGGCCCACGTGACGATGCCCTACCACCGCCTGTTGGATCAGGCGATGGAGCAGCGCCGCGGGGATCAGCGCATTGGCACCACCGGCCGTGGCATTGGCCCGACCTACGCCGATAAGTCCCAGCGCAACGGGATCCGGGTGATCGACATCCTGGATGAATCGCGCCTTCGGGAACGTTTGGCCGGTCCGCTGGCGGAGAAGAACGAGATCCTGCAAAAGATCTACGGCATCGAGCCCCTGGATTTCGACGCCGTCGTTGCTGAGTACGTGGCCTACGGCCAGCGCTTGGCTCCCCACGTCGTCGATTGCACCCGCACCATTCACCAGGCGGCCAAGGCCAAAAAGAACATCCTGTTTGAGGGTGCCCAGGGCACCCTGCTGGATCTCGATCACGGCACCTACCCCTACGTCACCTCCTCGAATCCAGTCAGTGGTGGTGCCTGCATTGGTGCTGGCGTCGGTCCGACCCTGATTGACCGCGTGATCGGTGTGGCCAAGGCCTACACCACCCGCGTCGGTGAAGGTCCCTTCCCTACGGAATTGGAGGGCAGCCTGAATGACCACCTCTGCGATCGAGGTGGTGAATTTGGAACTACCACCGGACGTCGCCGCCGCTGCGGTTGGTTTGACGGGGTGATCGGCCGCTATGCCGTTGAGGTCAACGGTCTCGATTGCCTGGCCATCACCAAGCTCGATGTTCTCGATGAACTCGACGAGATCCAGGTCTGTGTGGCCTATGAACTCGATGGCCAGCGCATCGAGCACTTCCCCGGCTCCGCTGAGGATTTCGCCCGCTGTCAGCCCATCTTTGAGACCCTGCCGGGTTGGCAGACCTCCACGGCTGATTGCCGCCGCCTTGAGGATCTTCCCCCGACGGCCATGAGCTATCTCCGCTTCCTTGCTGAGCTCATGGAAGTGCCGATTGCGATCGTTTCCTTGGGTGCTGATCGCGACCAAACCATCGTGGTCGAAGACCCCATTCACGGTCCCAAGCGGGCCCTGCTGAGCCGCTGA
- a CDS encoding adenosine kinase — translation MPEVKTLDVVGIGNAIVDVLVQADDAVIEGFGLTKGTMALIDQDQAESLYSKLGPGLETSGGSAANTLAGIAQLGGRAGFIGRVRDDQLGTIFAHDIRAVGTRYETPAATTGASTARCLILVSPDAQRTMCTYLGASVGLDPSDLNLEMVAQAKVLYLEGYLWDSDDAKAAFLAAAKVAKENGAEVALSLSDAFCVERHRDSFLELVDGHVDILFANEMEITSLYKANSFDEAAQAVRGRCRIAALTRSEQGSVILSGDSSIAIKPFNLGPLVDTTGAGDLYAGGFLHAYTQGELLERCGQLASLCAGQVVTQLGPRSQVDLKALAQTHLN, via the coding sequence ATGCCTGAAGTGAAGACCTTGGATGTTGTCGGGATCGGCAACGCGATCGTTGACGTGCTTGTTCAGGCCGACGATGCCGTCATTGAGGGCTTTGGTCTGACCAAGGGCACGATGGCCCTGATTGATCAGGACCAAGCCGAGTCGCTCTACTCCAAGCTCGGCCCTGGCTTGGAAACCTCTGGGGGATCCGCGGCTAACACCCTGGCTGGCATTGCCCAGCTTGGCGGGCGTGCTGGCTTTATTGGTCGGGTGCGGGATGACCAATTGGGCACGATCTTTGCCCATGACATCCGTGCTGTGGGGACCCGTTATGAGACCCCCGCAGCAACGACCGGGGCCTCGACCGCACGCTGCTTGATCCTGGTGTCACCGGATGCGCAGCGCACCATGTGCACCTACTTGGGTGCCTCGGTTGGCCTCGATCCCAGCGATCTGAATCTCGAGATGGTGGCCCAGGCGAAGGTGCTCTACCTCGAGGGCTATCTCTGGGATAGCGACGACGCCAAGGCTGCTTTTCTTGCGGCCGCCAAGGTGGCGAAAGAGAACGGTGCCGAAGTGGCGCTGAGCCTCTCCGATGCGTTCTGCGTCGAACGCCATCGCGACAGCTTCCTTGAGCTGGTCGACGGCCATGTCGACATTCTCTTTGCCAATGAGATGGAGATCACCTCCCTCTACAAGGCCAATAGCTTTGATGAGGCCGCCCAGGCTGTCCGCGGCCGCTGCCGTATCGCCGCCCTGACTCGCAGCGAGCAGGGTTCTGTGATTCTCAGCGGCGATTCATCGATCGCCATCAAGCCCTTCAACCTGGGCCCGCTTGTGGACACCACGGGCGCCGGTGACCTTTATGCCGGTGGTTTCCTGCATGCCTATACCCAGGGCGAATTGCTGGAGCGCTGTGGTCAGCTCGCCTCGCTCTGCGCTGGTCAGGTGGTGACCCAGCTGGGTCCCCGCTCCCAGGTCGATCTGAAGGCCCTCGCCCAGACGCACCTCAACTAG
- the cutA gene encoding divalent-cation tolerance protein CutA has protein sequence MSPSLILALTTEANPETAEALARVLLERRLAACVALRPQRALYWWQGQIEDSAEVELLIKTTREQQQALEAAVHEHHSYETPEWIVWSAEASPGYGAWAQAACSPS, from the coding sequence ATGAGCCCATCATTGATCCTGGCCCTCACCACCGAGGCAAACCCAGAGACCGCCGAGGCCCTCGCCCGCGTTCTTCTGGAGAGGCGTCTGGCGGCCTGCGTCGCCCTGCGACCGCAACGGGCCCTCTACTGGTGGCAGGGACAGATCGAGGACAGCGCGGAGGTCGAGCTGCTGATCAAAACCACTCGAGAGCAGCAGCAGGCCCTGGAGGCCGCCGTCCATGAGCACCACAGCTACGAGACACCCGAATGGATCGTCTGGAGTGCAGAGGCCAGCCCTGGCTATGGAGCCTGGGCTCAGGCGGCCTGCAGCCCTAGTTGA